One genomic region from Cucumis melo cultivar AY chromosome 9, USDA_Cmelo_AY_1.0, whole genome shotgun sequence encodes:
- the LOC103498694 gene encoding uncharacterized protein LOC103498694 encodes MALNSTNFTSHFPSTFRRIHPISAPCTAALPLLKPALHRSLLASPLPPARKISCKASEISVAEESSASGNWVPVVPLSALPRGERRVIIQGGETILLLWYKDRIFAIENRSPAEGAYTEGLLNAKLTKDGCIVCPTTDSTFDLQTGDIKEWYPNNPVLRVLTPALRKLFIYPVKTDENNIYINMRGNVISDASAEIVFSGKAQPGVTATDVNVDEVKMVVDEDLEGFGFTGKNEVINGKAAVIGFLLLLDFELLTGKGLLKGTGFLDFIYSVSDAFK; translated from the exons ATGGCCCTCAATTCCACTAATTTCACTTCCCATTTTCCCTCCACATTCCGCCGGATCCACCCCATCTCCGCTCCTTGCACCGCCGCGCTGCCCCTTCTCAAACCCGCCCTTCACCGCTCCCTTTTGGCTTCTCCTCTGCCCCCTGCCCGGAAAATCTCCTGCAAAGCCTCCGAGATCTCCGTGGCCGAGGAATCTTCCGCCTCTGGTAACTGGGTGCCGGTGGTTCCGTTGTCGGCGCTGCCCAGAGGGGAGCGGCGCGTGATTATTCAGGGCGGTGAAACCATTTTGCTTCTTTGGTATAAGGATAGGATTTTTGCTATTGAGAATCGGTCCCCTGCTGAAGGTGCTTACACTGAAGGCCTCCTCAATGCTAAGCTCACTAAg GATGGCTGTATTGTCTGTCCAACGACAGATAGCACATTTGACCTCCAAACTGGAGATATCAAGGAATGGTATCCAAATAACCCAGTCCTCAGGGTCCTCACACCAGCCTTAAGGAAGCTTTTCATATACCCTGTTAAAACTGATGAAAATAACATCTATATCAACATGAGAGGAAATGTAATATCAGATGCATCTGCTGAGATTGTCTTCAGTGGGAAAGCTCAACCCGGTGTAACTGCAACTGATGTCAATGTAGACGAG GTGAAAATGGTGGTCGATGAAGATCTTGAAGGGTTTGGTTTCACCGGAAAGAATGAAGTAATAAATGGAAAGGCAGCAGTGATTGGCTTCTTGTTATTGTTAGATTTTGAGCTCCTAACTGGTAAGGGTCTTCTCAAGGGAACTGGTTTCTTGGACTTCATTTATTCTGTTTCAGATGCTTTCAAATAA
- the LOC103498695 gene encoding uncharacterized protein LOC103498695 — MYFVLHPNLFTTLSFNMTNLFAMFLIITTLTAAGLWSPPPPPQNVIVKEGHRVVVVEYDDQGQHNTKVSISSEPDLDAKNSGRHRTKDLICDVYGKCKHKVASAVEKAKVMVTETAQEAHDVGESVAGAFDEAKDKLKEGAKETFGEAKDKLKEGAKETLEMAKSREEKVVKGAERVAKETGEKIQTGENKLKENLMGLVDRGFKVMNYLFRHLGVGMDALGLLGFAMALGMGVWVTFISSYVLASVLPRQQLGVVQSKIYPVYFKAMASCIGMALLGHLFSRTEWKFPIPKNSEVVQGYVLVAALLMIFANSLYMEPRATKVMFERLKIEKEEGRGIEDIGREETVNVIDNSPAITSSTPTQIVDREVVKSRIVGLNKRLKKLNSYSSLLNLLTLMALTWHLVYLSQRLCNPC, encoded by the exons ATGTATTTTGTTCTTCATCCAAATCTCTTCACAACACTTAGCTTCAATATGACCAACCTGTTCGCTATGTTTCTCATCATCACTACTTTAACTGCCGCCGGACTCTggtctcctcctcctcctccgcAAAATGTTATCGTTAAAGAAGGCCATCGAGTCGTTGTGGTCGAGTACGACGACCAAGGTCAACACAATACTAAAGTTTCCATCTCTTCCGAACCCGACCTAGATGCCAAAAATTCCGGAAGACACCGCACCAAAGATCTTATTTGCGATGTCTACGGAAAATGTAAGCATAAAGTAGCCAGTGCTGTGGAGAAAGCTAAAGTCATGGTTACGGAGACGGCGCAAGAAGCCCACGACGTTGGAGAGTCTGTCGCCGGTGCATTTGATGAAGCCAAAGACAAACTGAAAGAGGGTGCGAAGGAAACATTTGGTGAAGCCAAAGACAAATTGAAAGAGGGTGCGAAGGAAACATTGGAAATGGCGAAATCAAGAGAAGAAAAGGTTGTGAAAGGTGCTGAACGGGTGGCAAAGGAAACAGGGGAGAAGATCCAAACAGGGGAAAACAAGCTGAAGGAGAATTTGATGGGTTTAGTTGATAGAGGATTTAAGGTAATGAATTATTTATTTAGGCACTTGGGTGTTGGTATGGATGCGTTGGGTTTGTTGGGATTTGCAATGGCTTTAGGAATGGGTGTGTGGGTTACCTTCATTTCTAGCTATGTGTTGGCGAGTGTGCTGCCAAGACAACAGTTGGGTGTGGTACAGAGCAAGATATATCCTGTGTATTTCAAGGCCATGGCTTCTTGCATTGGGATGGCTCTGTTGGGGCATCTATTCAGCCGCACCGAATGGAAGTTTCCAATTCCAAAAAATAGTGAAGTGGTTCAAGGATATGTTCTTGTGGCTGCACTTCTGATGATTTTTGCCAATTCTCTCTACATGGAGCCTCGAGCCACTAAG GTAATGTTTGAGAGATTAAAAATtgagaaggaagaaggaagaggaATCGAGGACATAGGCAGGGAAGAAACTGTGAATGTGATTGATAATTCTCCAGCAATAACAAGTAGCACACCCACACAAATTGTAGATCGAGAGGTGGTGAAATCCAGAATAGTGGGGTTGAATAAGAGGCTAAAGAAGTTGAATTCATATTCGTCATTGTTGAACTTGCTCACTCTGATGGCTCTTACTTGGCATCTTGTGTATTTGAGCCAGCGTTTATGCAATCCCTGCTAA
- the LOC103498693 gene encoding 11-beta-hydroxysteroid dehydrogenase B, with protein MEFINSFLNLVVPPASLVMLAFSWPALSFISACEWIYNSFNTEDMEDKVVIITGASSGIGEQIAYEYAKRKANLMLVARRENRLRMISENARFMGAKRVMIMAADVVKEDDCRRFVSETVQFFGRVDHLVNTASLGHTFYFEEVTDTSIFPHLMDINFWGNVYPTLVALPYLRQSNGRVIVNASVETWLPLPRMSLYSAAKAALVNFYETLRFEVKDDVGITIATHGWIGSEMTRGKFMVEEGAEMQRKEEREVHVTGGPVEEFAKLIVSGACRGNIYVKYPSWYDVFLLYRMFAPNVLNWTFRLLLSANGSRRTSLVGTGMPVYEGSVSGKPLLEGASPRRLLLPANSPQSSPQAQKLE; from the exons aTGGAGTTTATAAACTCGTTTTTGAATTTGGTGGTGCCACCGGCGAGTTTGGTCATGCTGGCTTTCTCGTGGCCGGCATTGTCATTCATCAGTGCTTGTGAATGGATTTATAATTCCTTCAATACTGAAGATATGGAAGATAAAGTCGTCATTATCACTGGAGCTTCCTCTGGGATTGGAGAG CAAATTGCTTATGAATATGCAAAGAGGAAGGCGAATCTGATGCTGGTCGCGAGGAGGGAGAATAGACTACGAATGATAAGTGAGAATGCTAGGTTTATGGGAGCTAAGCGAGTTATGATTATGGCCGCTGATGTTGTTAAAGAAGATGACTGTCGACGATTTGTTTCCGAAACTGTTCAGTTCTTTGGTCGAG TGGATCATCTTGTAAATACTGCAAGTTTGGGGCATACATTCTACTTTGAGGAAGTTACCGATACATCGATATTTCCTCATTTGATG GATATAAACTTTTGGGGAAATGTTTATCCAACTCTAGTGGCTCTTCCGTACCTTCGTCAAAGTAATGGTCGAGTCATTGTTAACGCATCGGTCGAGACCTGGTTGCCTCTGCCACGAATGAGTCTGTACTCT GCTGCAAAGGCAGCATTGGTGAACTTCTATGAGACATTGAGGTTTGAAGTGAAAGATGATGTTGGGATAACAATTGCCACACATGGTTGGATTGGAAGTGAAATGACCCGAGGCAAGTTCATGGTAGAAGAAGGTGCAGAAATGCAAcgaaaggaagaaagagag GTGCATGTGACTGGGGGCCCGGTCGAGGAGTTTGCAAAGTTGATTGTGTCAGGGGCATGTCGGGGAAATATATACGTGAAGTATCCAAGCTGGTATGACGTCTTCCTGCTATACAGGATGTTCGCACCTAATGTCCTGAACTGGACATTCAGGTTACTACTTTCTGCAAACGGTTCGAGGAGGACGTCCCTTGTTGGAACAGGAATGCCAGTATATGAAGGCAGTGTGAGCGGGAAGCCTCTTTTGGAGGGAGCATCGCCTAGACGACTACTTCTTCCTGCTAATTCGCCACAAAGCAGCCCACAGGCCCAGAAGCTAGAATGA